Proteins encoded together in one Bombiscardovia nodaiensis window:
- a CDS encoding membrane protein yields the protein MSPQQIALAVCLAVVAIILVWLSLVMAAAEGAVSRVTRSSLNNLILGFQTDSELSQFSRMKRIDKVHKVQALIVDRHATTGSCAFFRIVCNIVTGVLVAGFVGIFDQPIWVSLAGGFVFALLVAFVSVKSRPRVNGARKPLDIMLKHVNVVSFAAFLTPFARSSRADIKGMSGRDDDLSDDEELEKIQIEQGRAMVDQLVEAGAFDPEISEMLDNVLTLSTTLTREIMVPRTDMICCSTDTSLSSALKLFSRSGFSRIPVIGDDVDDLVGVLYLKDVVRSLAFDASADQDSVGGLARQAVLVPESKPVDDLFHYMQKTRHHLAIVVDEYGGIAGLVTIEDAIEQIVGELEDEHDRIQHEEPQQIGDHTWKLPARTPIADLEELFEIDIDEDDVDTVYGLLTKLLGQVPIVGSSAVTRGLRLTAADAAGRRKKIATIVVEPASLEPGGRGPDADQGTDQHA from the coding sequence ATGAGCCCCCAACAGATTGCGCTTGCCGTATGCCTGGCTGTAGTGGCCATTATTTTAGTGTGGCTCTCCCTGGTGATGGCTGCGGCCGAGGGCGCTGTTTCGCGCGTGACTCGTTCAAGTCTGAACAACTTAATTTTGGGCTTCCAAACCGACAGTGAACTCAGCCAATTTTCCAGGATGAAGCGGATTGACAAAGTCCACAAGGTGCAGGCGCTGATTGTGGACCGGCACGCAACCACGGGTTCCTGCGCCTTCTTCCGCATTGTCTGTAACATTGTGACTGGAGTGTTAGTCGCCGGTTTTGTTGGCATTTTCGACCAGCCTATATGGGTGAGCCTGGCGGGCGGTTTCGTCTTCGCCCTGCTGGTGGCGTTCGTCTCGGTCAAGTCGCGCCCCCGTGTCAACGGTGCCCGTAAGCCGCTCGACATTATGCTCAAGCATGTCAACGTGGTCTCTTTTGCAGCCTTCTTGACACCCTTCGCCCGTTCGTCTCGGGCTGATATTAAGGGCATGTCTGGTAGGGATGATGATTTATCTGACGACGAAGAGCTGGAGAAAATTCAGATTGAGCAGGGTCGGGCAATGGTTGATCAGCTGGTGGAAGCCGGCGCTTTTGACCCAGAAATATCGGAGATGCTCGACAATGTACTGACTTTATCGACCACGCTGACCCGAGAGATTATGGTTCCCAGGACCGATATGATCTGCTGCAGCACGGATACTTCGCTCTCCTCGGCCCTCAAATTGTTCTCGCGTTCGGGTTTCTCCCGCATCCCAGTTATCGGAGACGATGTGGATGACCTAGTGGGCGTGCTCTACTTAAAGGACGTAGTACGTTCCCTGGCCTTCGACGCTTCCGCGGACCAAGATAGTGTAGGCGGTTTAGCTCGGCAGGCTGTTTTGGTGCCGGAGTCGAAACCGGTGGATGATCTCTTCCATTACATGCAAAAAACGCGCCATCATCTGGCGATTGTGGTCGATGAATATGGTGGTATTGCGGGTCTGGTGACCATCGAGGACGCCATCGAACAAATAGTGGGTGAGCTGGAAGATGAGCATGACCGCATCCAGCACGAGGAGCCCCAGCAGATTGGTGATCACACCTGGAAGCTGCCGGCCCGCACCCCAATAGCGGACTTGGAAGAGCTCTTCGAAATCGACATCGACGAAGACGATGTCGACACCGTGTACGGTCTGCTGACCAAGCTCCTAGGGCAGGTGCCGATTGTAGGTTCAAGTGCTGTGACACGAGGACTGCGTTTGACAGCAGCTGATGCGGCCGGACGGCGAAAGAAAATCGCTACGATAGTGGTTGAGCCAGCCAGCCTCGAGCCTGGGGGACGAGGCCCAGATGCCGATCAGGGTACCGATCAACATGCGTAA